Sequence from the Festucalex cinctus isolate MCC-2025b chromosome 21, RoL_Fcin_1.0, whole genome shotgun sequence genome:
aAAATCTGCCCTTAATTTCGAAAAAACCAAAAACGATGGCCATTTTTCCCCACACTAGTTTTGACAGCAACCAATTTTGCGGTTGGCTAGCGAAAGGATATCGTATCCGAAGCGGAGGATGTCGGACACTTTCAGCGTCATGTAAGTCTGGTCGGGAATCCTCAGGTCGTTGACGAACGTCTGCAAGAAAGCCGCCGGCGTCAATTCCAAGTCAGCTGTGACGTTTCGCCAAAAAGAAAGAGCGAGAAGACTTTCAGTCTCACCCCGTTCAAGCTGCCCAAGTCCTTGACCAGGTGCTGGTCCGTGGTGGCGTTGTAGTTGATCACGGCGTGCTGCTTGTCCACGCTGCGAGACTGCCGCGGGGGAAACCGTCATCGTCACCGTCACCGTcaccgtcatcatcatcatcatcatcgggaACAGGTGGGGGCGGGGTCCGACTCACCTGCAGCATGAGCTCGCAGTCCTCCCGGCCCACGAAGATCATCTCCCTGGGGAGGCGGTGGCGCGTGCCGGAGCTGCTCACCAGGAACCACGACGTCACGCTCATCTTGTCAGGCGCAAAGCATTCTGGGAGGAAGAGCAgcatcatcaccatcaccatCACCGAGCCCCACCCACAGGACGCATGCGTTGCCCTCATGAGACGTCAAAGTGACACGCGCAGTGATGATGGACAGCTGCTGTGAACCGAACATGTACGTCCTCCCCTCCCGAGTCCCGACGCCCCTCCACGGCCCGGCCCGGCCCGGCCCATGCAGCCGCTCTCACCTCGGCTCGACGGGGATGCTGAGCGAGGACCTTCGTCTCCTCTTCCGGAACGGAAGCGCAAGTGTGTCGGTCGGAAAGctgacgacgatgacgatgatgacgctGCCGCCGCGGCATCCGACGCACAAGACCGAGAACCAGCAACAGAACCAGAACCAGAAGCAGACGCCACCCGTCCCGCTGCGTCAAGACGCAGCGTGTTAAAACCACACGCAGGAACGAAACACTCCGACACCTTCAAAATTAAACACAGAAAGTCTTTTCGTCTTGAGTAGACACAAGAAATGTGTCGAAAATGTTCGTCAGAGAATTATTATGCCTAATTAGCTTCCTGTGAAATAAATAGTTACTTCCTGCATTCACatgctgcagatttgaaagattATATACTTTTATTGTGAAGGCGCGTTGATTTCCGGCGCATCTTCAACCTGCtgcaacgcacacacgcacgcgcgcgcgcatcCACCGCGCGaggtgacgttttttttttgtttttttttaagctggtaGCTCCAATATGCTAACAAAACGCTCACGTGACACTCTTATTTTTGACAGACAAGCGCGTGCATGAGGCTGAGTGACGTCATTGGCACGTGTGGAGACAAAGTCAGTGTTTTTATTTGTCCAATAAATATTTAGTGATGTACAGTTGACATAAATAACAATGATGATGACGTCACGTAAGTACGACCTACGAATATTACCCAAACTAATCTTTCCTATCAGTATAAAAATACTCATttgcataagaaaataaaagtcatGACCATAAAATGGACGTTAATGTATGTTtgctgttgccatggagacgaAGCCACGTTGACCTCCAGTCACATGACGTCATCGTGAAGGCGGAGCATTTAGCCTGCTCGTTTCCATTCACAAATGAAACCATTTGAAAACTACTGAAAGATTTATTCAACTAGTGCACCGAATTGTTATGTACTTGTTAACAAGTTGGTACTAGTAAGGCAAAACAGTGCACAAGTTGACCACTAGTTAATGTACTAGTTAACATTTCACCCGTAGCACACAGATGTCAATTAGTGCAGTTTTGTCTCACTACTAGTACAAGTACATGGACCTCCAGCTGGATGTCTTTGATAAGTTTGCTACTAGTGCATAACAAATGTCTACTAGTTCAGCCCAGTTGTGTTACTAGTTCCGCAAAGTGATTTACTCATAGTGGTTAATTCTGTACTAGGAAGCCAAAAGTGGCACTTTAAGTGGTCAAAATGTTACCAGTGCACCCGAGTCGGTCTACTAGTGTCACCTAATCATCTGAGGACAAAGTGTGTCCTAGTGCATGGACAATTCAGCACACTAGTCCGATGTTCCGACATTCCATCGGAATTGTCCTTTTCCACTTGAGCGGTTTTAGGAGTTGAGCTTCTGGAACTTTTCTCGCAGATTTTTCACGAGGTTTTGCTGTCCGGCCGCCTGGATTTGGTTTCCGACATGCTCTTCGGCAGTTGGGAAGTGGTCTCCGGAGGACAAGGTGGTCTTCAAGCTGTCTTGAGTCTTGGTTGACTGGCTTCGTTGCCTGTACTCATCCGACTCTTGGTAGGCCCGGCAGCGGTCCATGACGGCCAAGATGGAGATCTTCTCCCGACTGGTCGGCGATCGGATCTCCACGTAAGCGTCGGTGTCGTCAGCTGCTTCTGGCGAGAGCTTCAAGATCTGCTGGGGGAGCTCCTCTTGCGCTACCCGGGCCGCGATATCATCCCCGCCCCCGTTACCGGCCCACTGCTCTCGGGCGGCGCTAAGCCAAGGGTCCAAAGGACGAGCCCTGTGAAGCCCCTTGCGGGATTTAAGGTAGCCGGCGCTCCAGGTGGCGTAGGACCGGCGAGGCGGGGCGTCGTTCAAGGAACGCCGCCTCGACGCCACATCAAACACCTGCTCCGCCGTGGACCAACTCCGGCCCGCCGCGCCCGAGCCGCTCTGGTCCGAGTACTTGGAGCGCAGTTCTCGCACGTCGGGCCAGTCGAAGCCTTCGGGAGGTGCGCCAACGGGACTGCGGGACGGAATGCGACCCGGAGAGATGCCGCTAGCCTCGGGACTCTGCGACGGGACCCGATCCACAGTTGGACTGGGACCTGCAAAACAATTGGAGCACACGTTATCGGTTGATTTGTGGCGCTAAGCGAAGCTTTTCTTACCGCTTTCCTCCAGCACACAAGACAAAGTCTTCTTGAGCGTCAGGTTTCCGCAACTTCGCTGTCTGCTGACCGGTTTGACGCTTTTGACGCGCTGGCTGTACTGCCGAGCGAGATGGCGGACCTTGCTGTCCGCCTTGTCCGCCGGCAGGTTCGCGTACTCGTCTGCCGTTTGCGTCCCAAGTTGGGCACCTTGAGGAATCTGAGCTCTGTGGACACGGGAAGGAAGGTTCAGATTCCCTTCACGGGTGATGTTGCCGGGTTTTTGTGAAACCAGGGCGGTCTCCTCTGAAATGGTGTCCAGGTCGGACTGGGCTCGATCAGTTTGAAGTCTTCTGTTTGTGACGTCAGAAAGGTAGGAAGTCCCACCCAACTGATGCTCCATCGCCTGCCAGACTTTGAGCATTTCGCTCGACGGTCGGAACTCGTCATCCTTCTGCGGTCCAGACCCGGAGAACCCTTTGGCACCCGACCCAGAATCTTTCGGGTCTGCGTTTCTCTGAGCAGGCTTTTGACCATCCAAAGGGTCAGTGGAGACCATGAGGCCTTTGGAACTTATTGGCAGTGAACGTGACTCCACAGTGGCGGGCGTGGGGTCAACCTGGTCAGGGATGCTGTTGAGGCGGCTGATCGAGGTTTTCACGAGACCCGTCGGGATGTATGTTAGACTCTCCCTGCGCTGGAGGCCGAAGACGGCGTTCTGGTTCTCTGCGTTCACATAGTAAGTCTTGATCTTGCCAATGAGAAGCTGGTCCTTGCTGGAGAGGGTCGAGTCCCGCCTTCGCAGACCACCTCGTTCCTCGTCAAAGTCAGCGTTGCCCCATTGAGGAGACAAGAGCATCCGGTCGTGCTCGCTGAGATCCGGCGACGATGGTCCAGGTCCGGCACGTCTGCCGCTGAAACTGAGGCGGCCGCTGCCGGGGACGAGTAACCGCGGCGAAGCCCCCGGGGAGCTGCCATCGTCTGAGACCGGAGCGCCTCGCTTCACGCTGCTCAAGTGGCGAGCGATGGCGCCCGCTTTATCCAGGACGGACGACGGAAGGATGCTGCCGTTGCCGTCCGCTTCCTTGTCGCCGTCCTCATCTTCGGACGATTCGCCGCTACTTCCAGGTTTGGATTGTGACTCCGGAGTGGTGGGCGCTGGTTCTTCCGTGAGGTGCTGGGCAGGTTTCAGGTCCTCTGACGCGGCTGGCTCAGACAACGGGCGGGACTCAGGAGGACGTAGAGACGCCAACGCTTCCTTTTGTGTGGACGTCTGCAAAGGAAGGATGCAATTCCTTGAAGTGCGTAACGCAGGGGCACCAAAGTCCTGCatggttttggaggtttccctcttctacGTGCCTGAGCAAGTCTTGTCCGattacgtgaaaaaaaaaaacatctgcatTTTTGTGTATAAATGGACTTAGATCTTAGACCTTGCTTGAAACTGAAGGTTAAGACTTGAGACTTGCTCCGGACGTCGGAGGTTTGCTTGGACTTGGACTGACCTGCTCGCAAGCTGCTTCGGGCCCTCCTGACTCCTCCTCTTCACCGAGGCCACTTTCTTCGTTGGAATCGTTGACGGAAACGTCACTTCTGTCCGCCTCCTTCAACAAGTCGATGAATTCGTTTGTTAGTCGCCGTTCACGGCCTCCAAACTCCCGAAACACAAAAGCTCTCAACGGGGACTCTCAAAGTCCTCCCACTTATCAGCATCTCAATTCATCGTTCATCAAACactcaacaacaaaacatcagCGGTGTAAGTCGCAAGTCTTAGACCCCCAACCAAGTCGTGATTTGGGTTAAACAAGTCAAAGGCAAGTCCACAAGTTTGAGCTAAGCAAGTCCTAAACGCGCACCATTCGAGTCGAGTCACCTGACTCCAGATTCCCACATCTGCAAACAAGAATGGAGGCGGGATTAGCCTCCTTTTAGCACAGAGGCTACACTGTCGTTAGCTTAGCtttgtttagatttgagagTTAGGGAAGTTTTGGAGTAACTTGGGAGTTGAGGATGCCAAATCCAACCACAGATTTTGTTATCGTGTTGCTATCGCTAGCTTAGCTTGTCAGAGACTCATCCGACACCGCTAGCCTAGCGTAGCACGTCGACGGAAGGCCAAATGTCAGTTGCTTATCTTTTAGCATTAGATGCTAAAGTGAAACAATATTCGGCTGTGTTAGCGGCGTAGCATTTAGCATGTTTGTTATGTTGTTGATTAAATTGGCGCACGTTTGCCTCAAGCTGGAGATCCGAACTCACCACGTAGCGCCAGCAAGACAGGGCGCCCAGCACCGAGCTAGCAAAGTCGGGCGACGAGCTAACGTCGGCCTCGCTTTCGCAGTCGTCGTCGTCGGAAAGCTGCGGAAAGACCTGACCTTTGACCTCATAAAAGAATTGCGCCTTGATTTTGAAAATCCGAACGTCAGCCCAATTTGCTCTCGTTTATATTTCAATCCATCGATCGATCATCGTAGGTGCCCagtagtgccttgagatacaagttaaaTCCAGTCTGGCAAGACACTTGCAACTCAAAACTcttgccattaatctgttctgGCCACCCCACAAAAACGGACAAATATTGATGCGATGTGTATTTGAATGAGTTTCATTCGGTGTCAACAATTGGAATTTGATTTTCACGTGTTTCTTACCTTGGAGACGACGTCGGCTTGTTctgcaaacaacaacaagacgatgacgatgatgatgatgacgacgcatatgatcaataaacaataaaaggcttttcACCTTTGGAGTTCAGCTCAATGACCTCGTTGAcgtctgaaaacaaaacaagcattaCATCGCTTATCTGTCAACAATCACCTCCTATACtacgagtgtgacgatataaatatcgatatcgccataaatcatgatactttcttctcctgatagattattgatacgcctacgcaagtatcgtgatatttgtcgttaatatacagccactagaacagcaattacttggcgggccactagggggagctcctcataagagtggcggggaactGTGCGCAAGTATTctcatcagcttagtttttattattatttttatttattattatttttattattatttttattattattatatttgtatatatatatattatattatgtatttatatttattttattataatatgaattctttattttttatttatattttattatatattatatatatatatatttatatattatattgtatttatattattataattatattttaattattttttatgtattatttttattattatttattatttattgaatttattttatttttattattatgaatattttttatttacatttttatatatgatatatatttataaatgatattatgtatttatatatttacatgatcttatattatgatttttttttaattatcattatttatttattatttcttgcTTACttttgtccagcaactgactcacttttgcatacgtttctatgaagaATGTgttttatatcttca
This genomic interval carries:
- the LOC144010141 gene encoding pleckstrin homology domain-containing family G member 3-like isoform X1, coding for MAPTYLDRVVSEIIETERTYVRDLRMMVEDYLAHIIDRADLSIRPEQVCFLFGNIEDIYEFNSELLQDLDLCQQDAVEVARCFVIKSDYFDIYTQYCTNYPNSVAALTDCMQDKNLAVFFRERQAALKRPLPLGSYLLKPVQRILKYHLLLQEIAKHFDPEEEGFEVVDEAIVTMTAVAWYINDMKRKHEHAVRLQEVQSLLLNWKGPDLTTYGELVLEGNFKVHRAKNERTLFLLERVLLLTKRRGEHYVYKAHISCSTLMLIESTKDSLSFSVTHYKQPKQPHTLQAKTVEERKMWAQHIKRIILENHHAIIPQKAKDAILNSRYPRRYRYCPDRLQKVPSCSSDDFPLPRSADVNEVIELNSKEQADVVSKLSDDDDCESEADVSSSPDFASSVLGALSCWRYVEADRSDVSVNDSNEESGLGEEEESGGPEAACEQTSTQKEALASLRPPESRPLSEPAASEDLKPAQHLTEEPAPTTPESQSKPGSSGESSEDEDGDKEADGNGSILPSSVLDKAGAIARHLSSVKRGAPVSDDGSSPGASPRLLVPGSGRLSFSGRRAGPGPSSPDLSEHDRMLLSPQWGNADFDEERGGLRRRDSTLSSKDQLLIGKIKTYYVNAENQNAVFGLQRRESLTYIPTGLVKTSISRLNSIPDQVDPTPATVESRSLPISSKGLMVSTDPLDGQKPAQRNADPKDSGSGAKGFSGSGPQKDDEFRPSSEMLKVWQAMEHQLGGTSYLSDVTNRRLQTDRAQSDLDTISEETALVSQKPGNITREGNLNLPSRVHRAQIPQGAQLGTQTADEYANLPADKADSKVRHLARQYSQRVKSVKPVSRQRSCGNLTLKKTLSCVLEESGPSPTVDRVPSQSPEASGISPGRIPSRSPVGAPPEGFDWPDVRELRSKYSDQSGSGAAGRSWSTAEQVFDVASRRRSLNDAPPRRSYATWSAGYLKSRKGLHRARPLDPWLSAAREQWAGNGGGDDIAARVAQEELPQQILKLSPEAADDTDAYVEIRSPTSREKISILAVMDRCRAYQESDEYRQRSQSTKTQDSLKTTLSSGDHFPTAEEHVGNQIQAAGQQNLVKNLREKFQKLNS
- the LOC144010141 gene encoding pleckstrin homology domain-containing family G member 3-like isoform X2 encodes the protein MAPTYLDRVVSEIIETERTYVRDLRMMVEDYLAHIIDRADLSIRPEQVCFLFGNIEDIYEFNSELLQDLDLCQQDAVEVARCFVIKSDYFDIYTQYCTNYPNSVAALTDCMQDKNLAVFFRERQAALKRPLPLGSYLLKPVQRILKYHLLLQEIAKHFDPEEEGFEVVDEAIVTMTAVAWYINDMKRKHEHAVRLQEVQSLLLNWKGPDLTTYGELVLEGNFKVHRAKNERTLFLLERVLLLTKRRGEHYVYKAHISCSTLMLIESTKDSLSFSVTHYKQPKQPHTLQAKTVEERKMWAQHIKRIILENHHAIIPQKAKDAILNSRYPRRYRYCPDRLQKVPSCSSDDFPLPRSADVNEVIELNSKEQADVVSKEADRSDVSVNDSNEESGLGEEEESGGPEAACEQTSTQKEALASLRPPESRPLSEPAASEDLKPAQHLTEEPAPTTPESQSKPGSSGESSEDEDGDKEADGNGSILPSSVLDKAGAIARHLSSVKRGAPVSDDGSSPGASPRLLVPGSGRLSFSGRRAGPGPSSPDLSEHDRMLLSPQWGNADFDEERGGLRRRDSTLSSKDQLLIGKIKTYYVNAENQNAVFGLQRRESLTYIPTGLVKTSISRLNSIPDQVDPTPATVESRSLPISSKGLMVSTDPLDGQKPAQRNADPKDSGSGAKGFSGSGPQKDDEFRPSSEMLKVWQAMEHQLGGTSYLSDVTNRRLQTDRAQSDLDTISEETALVSQKPGNITREGNLNLPSRVHRAQIPQGAQLGTQTADEYANLPADKADSKVRHLARQYSQRVKSVKPVSRQRSCGNLTLKKTLSCVLEESGPSPTVDRVPSQSPEASGISPGRIPSRSPVGAPPEGFDWPDVRELRSKYSDQSGSGAAGRSWSTAEQVFDVASRRRSLNDAPPRRSYATWSAGYLKSRKGLHRARPLDPWLSAAREQWAGNGGGDDIAARVAQEELPQQILKLSPEAADDTDAYVEIRSPTSREKISILAVMDRCRAYQESDEYRQRSQSTKTQDSLKTTLSSGDHFPTAEEHVGNQIQAAGQQNLVKNLREKFQKLNS